A single genomic interval of Mustela nigripes isolate SB6536 chromosome 7, MUSNIG.SB6536, whole genome shotgun sequence harbors:
- the LOC132021790 gene encoding signal-regulatory protein beta-1-like isoform X3: MWAPASRPCSSPHLLLVLLLGLTGVAGEAGLQVIQPDKSVSVAAGQTATLRCTVTSLIPTGPTQWFRGTGPGRELIFSFQGGHFPRVTNASDTTRRNNMDFSIRISNITPADTGTYYCVKFQKGTPDDVEFKSGPGTQVTVSAKPSLPVVSGPTARASPEQTVNFTCKSRGFSPRNITLRWFRNGNELAASQTSVDPEGNRTSYSISSTTRLVLAPGDVRSQVICEVTHVTLQGVPPLRGTANMSEVLRVPPTLEVSQQTASGDQVKVTCQVKKFYPQRLQLTWLENSNVSRTEMASRASNLVENKDGTFNWTSWLLVNSSAHREDVVFTCLVQHDGQPPVTRNHTLVASAHQKDQETHNNQESRPFTPFLMALTLGPKLLLLITVSAIYVHRKQAPDC; this comes from the exons ATGTGGGCCCCTGCCTCCAGACCCTGCTCATCTCCTCACCTGCTGCTGGTTCTGCTGTTGGGACTCACAG GTGTGGCCGGTGAGGCAGGGCTGCAGGTGATCCAGCCTGACAAGTCAGTGTCTGTTGCAGCCGGACAGACAGCCACTCTGCGCTGTACCGTGACCTCCCTGATCCCCACAGGGCCGACTCAGTGGTTCAGGGGGACAGGGCCAGGCCGGGAGTTAATCTTCAGTTTCCAGGGAGGCCACTTTCCCCGAGTAACAAATGCTTCAGACACCACAAGGAGAAACAACATGGACTTTTCCATCCGCATCAGTAACATCACCCCAGCAGACACCGGAACCTACTACTGTGTGAAGTTCCAGAAGGGGACCCCTGATGATGTGGAGTTTAAGTCTGGACCAGGCACCCAGGTCACTGTGAGTG CCAAACCCTCTCTCCCCGTGGTGTCCGGCCCCACGGCCAGGGCCTCGCCGGAGCAGACAGTGAACTTCACCTGCAAGTCCCGCGGCTTCTCCCCCAGAAACATCACCCTGAGATGGTTCAGAAACGGGAATGAGCTGGCAGCCTCCCAGACCAGCGTGGACCCAGAGGGAAACAGAACGTCCTACAGTATCTCCAGCACAACCAGACTGGTGCTGGCCCCGGGGGACGTTCGCTCCCAGGTCATCTGTGAGGTGACCCACGTGACCCTGCAGGGGGTCCCTCCTCTTCGTGGGACTGCCAACATGTCTGAGGTCCTCAGAG TTCCGCCCACCTTGGAGGTTTCCCAGCAGACCGCGTCAGGGGACCAGGTGAAAGTCACTTGCCAAGTGAAGAAGTTCTACCCCCAGCGCCTCCAGCTGACCTGGCTGGAGAACAGCAACGTGTCCCGAACAGAAATGGCCTCAAGGGCCTCGAACCTCGTAGAGAACAAGGATGGGACCTTTAACTGGACAAGCTGGCTCCTGGTGAACTCATCTGCCCACAGGGAAGACGTGGTGTTCACCTGCCTGGTGCAGCATGACGGGCAGCCCCCGGTCACCAGAAACCATACCCTCGTGGCCTCTGCCCACCAGAAGGACCAGGAAACCCATAATAACCAGG AGTCAAGGCCATTTACTCCATTCCTGATGGCTCTCACCCTGGGCCCGAAGCTGTTGCTGCTCATCACTGTCTCTGCTATCTATGTCCACAGGAAGCAAGCACCCGATT
- the LOC132021790 gene encoding signal-regulatory protein beta-1-like isoform X1 yields MWAPASRPCSSPHLLLVLLLGLTGVAGEAGLQVIQPDKSVSVAAGQTATLRCTVTSLIPTGPTQWFRGTGPGRELIFSFQGGHFPRVTNASDTTRRNNMDFSIRISNITPADTGTYYCVKFQKGTPDDVEFKSGPGTQVTVSAKPSLPVVSGPTARASPEQTVNFTCKSRGFSPRNITLRWFRNGNELAASQTSVDPEGNRTSYSISSTTRLVLAPGDVRSQVICEVTHVTLQGVPPLRGTANMSEVLRVPPTLEVSQQTASGDQVKVTCQVKKFYPQRLQLTWLENSNVSRTEMASRASNLVENKDGTFNWTSWLLVNSSAHREDVVFTCLVQHDGQPPVTRNHTLVASAHQKDQETHNNQESRPFTPFLMALTLGPKLLLLITVSAIYVHRKQAPDSHNLIKLQREHLTNTVQPHHHEFTNSHKPRPEYAP; encoded by the exons ATGTGGGCCCCTGCCTCCAGACCCTGCTCATCTCCTCACCTGCTGCTGGTTCTGCTGTTGGGACTCACAG GTGTGGCCGGTGAGGCAGGGCTGCAGGTGATCCAGCCTGACAAGTCAGTGTCTGTTGCAGCCGGACAGACAGCCACTCTGCGCTGTACCGTGACCTCCCTGATCCCCACAGGGCCGACTCAGTGGTTCAGGGGGACAGGGCCAGGCCGGGAGTTAATCTTCAGTTTCCAGGGAGGCCACTTTCCCCGAGTAACAAATGCTTCAGACACCACAAGGAGAAACAACATGGACTTTTCCATCCGCATCAGTAACATCACCCCAGCAGACACCGGAACCTACTACTGTGTGAAGTTCCAGAAGGGGACCCCTGATGATGTGGAGTTTAAGTCTGGACCAGGCACCCAGGTCACTGTGAGTG CCAAACCCTCTCTCCCCGTGGTGTCCGGCCCCACGGCCAGGGCCTCGCCGGAGCAGACAGTGAACTTCACCTGCAAGTCCCGCGGCTTCTCCCCCAGAAACATCACCCTGAGATGGTTCAGAAACGGGAATGAGCTGGCAGCCTCCCAGACCAGCGTGGACCCAGAGGGAAACAGAACGTCCTACAGTATCTCCAGCACAACCAGACTGGTGCTGGCCCCGGGGGACGTTCGCTCCCAGGTCATCTGTGAGGTGACCCACGTGACCCTGCAGGGGGTCCCTCCTCTTCGTGGGACTGCCAACATGTCTGAGGTCCTCAGAG TTCCGCCCACCTTGGAGGTTTCCCAGCAGACCGCGTCAGGGGACCAGGTGAAAGTCACTTGCCAAGTGAAGAAGTTCTACCCCCAGCGCCTCCAGCTGACCTGGCTGGAGAACAGCAACGTGTCCCGAACAGAAATGGCCTCAAGGGCCTCGAACCTCGTAGAGAACAAGGATGGGACCTTTAACTGGACAAGCTGGCTCCTGGTGAACTCATCTGCCCACAGGGAAGACGTGGTGTTCACCTGCCTGGTGCAGCATGACGGGCAGCCCCCGGTCACCAGAAACCATACCCTCGTGGCCTCTGCCCACCAGAAGGACCAGGAAACCCATAATAACCAGG AGTCAAGGCCATTTACTCCATTCCTGATGGCTCTCACCCTGGGCCCGAAGCTGTTGCTGCTCATCACTGTCTCTGCTATCTATGTCCACAGGAAGCAAGCACCCGATT CTCATAACCTAATTAAACTACAGAGGGAACACCTGACAAATACAGTCCAGCCACATCATCACGAGTTCACCAATAGTCATAAACCACGGCCAGAGTATGCTCCCTGA
- the LOC132021790 gene encoding signal-regulatory protein beta-1-like isoform X2, translating to MWAPASRPCSSPHLLLVLLLGLTGVAGEAGLQVIQPDKSVSVAAGQTATLRCTVTSLIPTGPTQWFRGTGPGRELIFSFQGGHFPRVTNASDTTRRNNMDFSIRISNITPADTGTYYCVKFQKGTPDDVEFKSGPGTQVTVSAKPSLPVVSGPTARASPEQTVNFTCKSRGFSPRNITLRWFRNGNELAASQTSVDPEGNRTSYSISSTTRLVLAPGDVRSQVICEVTHVTLQGVPPLRGTANMSEVLRVPPTLEVSQQTASGDQVKVTCQVKKFYPQRLQLTWLENSNVSRTEMASRASNLVENKDGTFNWTSWLLVNSSAHREDVVFTCLVQHDGQPPVTRNHTLVASAHQKDQETHNNQESRPFTPFLMALTLGPKLLLLITVSAIYVHRKQAPDCVPGGK from the exons ATGTGGGCCCCTGCCTCCAGACCCTGCTCATCTCCTCACCTGCTGCTGGTTCTGCTGTTGGGACTCACAG GTGTGGCCGGTGAGGCAGGGCTGCAGGTGATCCAGCCTGACAAGTCAGTGTCTGTTGCAGCCGGACAGACAGCCACTCTGCGCTGTACCGTGACCTCCCTGATCCCCACAGGGCCGACTCAGTGGTTCAGGGGGACAGGGCCAGGCCGGGAGTTAATCTTCAGTTTCCAGGGAGGCCACTTTCCCCGAGTAACAAATGCTTCAGACACCACAAGGAGAAACAACATGGACTTTTCCATCCGCATCAGTAACATCACCCCAGCAGACACCGGAACCTACTACTGTGTGAAGTTCCAGAAGGGGACCCCTGATGATGTGGAGTTTAAGTCTGGACCAGGCACCCAGGTCACTGTGAGTG CCAAACCCTCTCTCCCCGTGGTGTCCGGCCCCACGGCCAGGGCCTCGCCGGAGCAGACAGTGAACTTCACCTGCAAGTCCCGCGGCTTCTCCCCCAGAAACATCACCCTGAGATGGTTCAGAAACGGGAATGAGCTGGCAGCCTCCCAGACCAGCGTGGACCCAGAGGGAAACAGAACGTCCTACAGTATCTCCAGCACAACCAGACTGGTGCTGGCCCCGGGGGACGTTCGCTCCCAGGTCATCTGTGAGGTGACCCACGTGACCCTGCAGGGGGTCCCTCCTCTTCGTGGGACTGCCAACATGTCTGAGGTCCTCAGAG TTCCGCCCACCTTGGAGGTTTCCCAGCAGACCGCGTCAGGGGACCAGGTGAAAGTCACTTGCCAAGTGAAGAAGTTCTACCCCCAGCGCCTCCAGCTGACCTGGCTGGAGAACAGCAACGTGTCCCGAACAGAAATGGCCTCAAGGGCCTCGAACCTCGTAGAGAACAAGGATGGGACCTTTAACTGGACAAGCTGGCTCCTGGTGAACTCATCTGCCCACAGGGAAGACGTGGTGTTCACCTGCCTGGTGCAGCATGACGGGCAGCCCCCGGTCACCAGAAACCATACCCTCGTGGCCTCTGCCCACCAGAAGGACCAGGAAACCCATAATAACCAGG AGTCAAGGCCATTTACTCCATTCCTGATGGCTCTCACCCTGGGCCCGAAGCTGTTGCTGCTCATCACTGTCTCTGCTATCTATGTCCACAGGAAGCAAGCACCCGATT GTGTCCCAGGAGGAAAATAG